The Henckelia pumila isolate YLH828 chromosome 2, ASM3356847v2, whole genome shotgun sequence genome includes a window with the following:
- the LOC140883276 gene encoding glucose-6-phosphate/phosphate translocator 1, chloroplastic-like, producing the protein MISSFKHPTLSIHGLNLVQHRTKFLPRTSPVFASPLAETTRRRSNVSISKPLYVSKFDSFSVRDEKERTLVRCEAYEADRSEPISKSPAEKVKIGVYFATWWGLNVIFNIYNKKVLNAYPFPWLTSTLSLAAGSLIMLITWALRIAEAPKTDLEFWKTLFPVALAHTIGHVAATVSMSKVAVSFTHIIKSGEPAFSVLVSRFLLGETFPPAVYLSLLPIIGGCGLSALTELNFNMTGFMGAMISNLAFVFRNIFSKRGMKGNSVSGMNYYACLSMLSLLILTPFAVAVEGPQLWAAGFKESLSQIGPQIIWWMAAQSVFYHLYNQVSYMSLDEISPLTFSVGNTMKRITVIVSSIIIFQTPIRPVNALGAAIAILGTFMYSQAKQ; encoded by the exons ATGATCTCTTCTTTCAAGCACCCGACTTTATCGATTCATGGGTTAAATTTGGTCCAACATAGGACGAAGTTTCTCCCCCGCACGTCGCCGGTTTTCGCTTCTCCGCTGGCGGAAACTACTCGCCGGAGATCAAATGTTTCCATCTCTAAACCTCTCTACGTCTCCAAGTTTGATTCATTTTCCGTTCGTGACGAGAAGGAGCGAACTCTCGTCAGGTGCGAGGCGTATGAGGCCGATCGGTCGGAGCCCATTAGCAAATCTCCGGCGGAGAAAGTGAAGATCGGAGTGTACTTCGCGACGTGGTGGGGTTTGAACGTGATCTTCAATATATATAACAAGAAAGTGTTGAATGCTTATCCTTTTCCATGGTTAACTTCCACTCTGTCTTTAGCCGCTGGCTCACTCATCATGCTCATCACTTGGGCTCTGAGGATTGCTGAGGCCCCAAAGACAGATCTTGAATTCTGGAAGACCCTTTTCCCC GTTGCTCTTGCACATACAATTGGACATGTGGCTGCGACTGTGAGTATGTCAAAGGTTGCAGTTTCATTCACTCACATAATAAAGAGTGGTGAGCCTGCTTTCAGCGTTTTGGTCTCGAGGTTCCTCTTGGGAGAAACATTCCCACCAGCCGTTTACTTGTCCCTTCTTCCCATCATCGGCGGCTGCGGCCTCTCCGCCCTCACCGAGCTCAACTTCAACATGACTG GTTTTATGGGCGCCATGATATCGAATTTGGCGTTTGTCTTCCGGAACATATTTTCCAAGAGAGGCATGAAGGGCAATTCTGTGAGCGGGATGAACTACTACGCCTGCCTATCGATGCTGTCGCTCTTGATACTCACCCCGTTTGCAGTTGCTGTGGAGGGACCGCAGTTGTGGGCAGCTGGATTTAAAGAATCCTTGTCTCAAATTGGACCTCAGATCATATG GTGGATGGCGGCTCAGAGCGTATTCTACCACCTCTACAATCAAGTATCGTACATGTCACTGGATGAGATATCTCCATTGACGTTTAGTGTCGGAAACACGATGAAACGTATTACCGTTATCGTTTCCTCAATCATTATCTTCCAGACGCCTATTCGACCTGTCAATGCTCTAGGAGCTGCAATAGCTATTCTTGGAACCTTTATGTACTCACAG GCGAAGCAATGA
- the LOC140882934 gene encoding septum-promoting GTP-binding protein 1 encodes MTQLCRKIVQVNLRWSLSEKVTVFRRFFKFLWHRFLACSIRPPASPRYTRLSSRRSSSPSSMAALEFPGCDPSTASFSGGDSDLVCLKISLLGDCRIGKTSFAIRYVGDLQEQRSLQMKGLNLMDKTFDIGGARIACKIWDVGGDRRSLDQVPIACKDAVAILFMFDLTSRCTLNSIIGWYSEARRWNQNAIPILIGTKFDDFVQMPPDIQWTIITQARAYAKAIKATLFFSSSTHNINVNKIFKFVMAKLFNLPWTLERNLTIGEPIIDY; translated from the exons ATGACGCAGCTCTGCCGGAAAATAGTGCAGGTCAATCTCCGGTGGAGCTTATCGGAGAAGGTGACGGTTTTCCGGCGGTTCTTCAAGTTCTTGTGGCACAGATTCCTCGCCTGCTCGATAAGGCCTCCCGCTTCTCCTCGTTACACGAGGTTGTCTTCCAGAAGAAGCTCTTCCCCGTCATCAATGGCGGCGTTGGAGTTTCCCGGCTGCGATCCCAGCACGGCGTCGTTTAGCGGCGGTGATTCCGATTTAGTCTGCTTGAAGATCAGTCTGCTGGGGGATTGTCGGATTGGGAAAACAAGCTTTGCG atAAGGTACGTAGGAGATTTACAAGAACAGAGGAGTCTCCAAATGAAAGGTTTAAATTTGATGGACAAGACATTCGACATTGGAGGAGCTAGAATCGCCTGCAAAATATGGGATGTTGGAG GTGATAGGAGATCGTTGGATCAAGTCCCAATTGCCTGTAAAGATGCTGTGGCCATTTTGTTTATGTTTGATCTTACTAGTCGATGTACATTGAACag TATTATTGGATGGTACAGTGAGGCAAGAAGATGGAATCAG AACGCAATTCCAATCTTAATAGGAACCAAATTTGATGATTTCGTCCAAATGCCACCGGATATTCAATGGACCATTATTACTCAG GCAAGAGCATACGCAAAAGCGATCAAAGCGACTCTTTTCTTTTCGAGCTCAACACATAACATCAACGTAAACAAGATTTTCAAGTTCGTCATGGCCAAGCTCTTTAACTTGCCCTGGACCCTTGAGAGAAATTTGACCATCGGCGAACCCATCATCGACTATTAA